A portion of the Halobacillus ihumii genome contains these proteins:
- the rsbW gene encoding anti-sigma B factor RsbW, protein MEQFDFVEVKVPAKAEYVGVVRLSTSGIANRMGFSYEDIEDLKVAISEAITNAVKHAYKETGEGEITIGFGVYENRLEVMVADHGGSFDLGEIKEDIGPYQHSDDISELREGGFGLFLIDALMDKVEINSKYGVIVLMTKYLHENEVGQDGDQISTTQ, encoded by the coding sequence ATGGAACAATTTGATTTTGTCGAAGTTAAAGTCCCTGCCAAGGCTGAATATGTTGGTGTAGTTCGTTTAAGTACTTCAGGTATTGCTAACCGTATGGGATTTTCATATGAAGATATCGAAGACCTGAAAGTAGCTATTTCTGAAGCGATCACGAATGCCGTGAAGCATGCATACAAGGAAACAGGCGAAGGTGAGATTACCATTGGCTTTGGAGTTTACGAAAACCGTTTGGAGGTCATGGTTGCCGACCATGGAGGCAGTTTTGATCTAGGAGAAATTAAAGAAGATATTGGACCTTACCAGCACAGTGACGATATTAGTGAGTTACGGGAAGGTGGGTTTGGTCTATTCTTAATTGATGCCTTAATGGATAAAGTAGAAATCAACAGCAAATATGGAGTTATTGTCCTAATGACAAAATACCTTCATGAGAATGAGGTGGGTCAAGATGGCGACCAAATCTCGACAACACAATGA
- the alr gene encoding alanine racemase yields the protein MSFESFYRDTWAEIDLSAIKYNVEQMYKRLSPHTGIYAVVKANAYGHGDIQVAKQALEAGAERLAVSLLDEAIKLRRAGITVPILVMGWIRPEDAPVAADHDIAVPVFQKEWLDQLQQNAFKNKKTLKLHMKWDTGMGRVGIRNTEELDAILSGIKDNPWIELEAIFTHFATADEEKLDYYNEQIARFDTLYDHLKKVWPQPVEIHTGNSAASMRFPEDMHHHVRFGISMYGLYPSPVVKGEQPIDLKPAFTLNSRLIHVKKVQPNEAISYGATYQSENEEWIGTVPMGYADGWIRKLQGFEVLVDGKRHPIVGRICMDQFMIKLDREYSIGTKVTLIGKQNNEDIHTDELAEYLETINYEIPCMISYRVPRMYLKNGHMVEVDNTLTKV from the coding sequence TTGTCATTCGAATCATTTTATAGAGATACGTGGGCAGAAATTGACCTGTCAGCTATAAAATATAATGTAGAACAAATGTATAAACGACTTTCCCCACATACGGGAATCTATGCTGTTGTGAAAGCCAATGCATATGGTCACGGGGATATACAAGTAGCAAAGCAAGCTCTCGAAGCTGGAGCGGAGCGGCTGGCTGTCTCACTTCTGGATGAAGCGATCAAGCTTAGACGAGCAGGGATTACTGTCCCGATCTTAGTTATGGGCTGGATAAGGCCTGAAGATGCACCTGTTGCCGCCGACCATGACATTGCTGTTCCTGTGTTTCAGAAAGAGTGGCTGGATCAATTACAACAAAATGCCTTCAAAAACAAAAAAACACTTAAACTTCATATGAAGTGGGATACAGGCATGGGGCGAGTAGGAATACGCAACACAGAAGAGCTGGATGCAATTCTTTCTGGTATTAAGGATAACCCATGGATTGAATTAGAAGCTATATTTACTCACTTTGCCACAGCAGATGAAGAGAAGCTGGATTATTACAATGAACAAATAGCTCGTTTTGATACCCTGTACGATCATTTAAAGAAGGTCTGGCCACAACCAGTTGAAATTCATACAGGGAATAGTGCAGCGAGCATGCGGTTTCCAGAAGATATGCATCACCATGTCCGTTTTGGTATCAGCATGTATGGACTTTATCCCTCTCCTGTTGTGAAAGGTGAGCAGCCGATCGATCTTAAGCCTGCATTTACACTGAACTCCCGGTTGATTCATGTGAAAAAGGTACAACCAAATGAAGCCATCAGTTATGGGGCCACCTATCAGTCTGAAAATGAGGAATGGATTGGGACAGTTCCTATGGGTTACGCAGATGGGTGGATTCGCAAACTGCAAGGGTTTGAGGTGTTAGTAGATGGAAAACGCCACCCTATCGTCGGAAGAATATGCATGGATCAGTTTATGATTAAGCTAGATCGAGAATATTCTATAGGAACTAAGGTTACATTAATTGGCAAGCAGAATAATGAAGACATTCATACAGATGAACTGGCCGAATATTTGGAGACCATTAACTATGAGATTCCCTGTATGATAAGTTACCGTGTACCGCGCATGTATTTGAAAAATGGGCATATGGTAGAAGTAGACAACACTCTTACAAAGGTTTGA
- a CDS encoding CopG family ribbon-helix-helix protein — protein sequence MVLSDSMQEIVIRIPDSLLSELDGHVQLENSDRSDFMCKATKMYLREEKQRHIRESMRRGYMEMAKINLTIASEAFQAEEEADHTLEQLVSGV from the coding sequence ATGGTTTTGTCCGACAGTATGCAGGAGATTGTCATTCGTATTCCAGATAGCCTACTAAGTGAATTAGATGGTCATGTTCAACTCGAAAACAGTGATCGGAGCGATTTCATGTGTAAAGCAACAAAAATGTATTTGAGGGAAGAAAAGCAGCGCCATATTAGGGAGTCCATGCGCCGTGGATATATGGAAATGGCTAAAATTAATTTAACTATCGCTTCAGAAGCGTTTCAGGCCGAAGAGGAGGCAGATCACACCCTGGAGCAACTAGTGAGCGGGGTGTGA
- a CDS encoding STAS domain-containing protein, which produces MRIPILKLHNYLLISIQIDLDDQTAIQFQEDLLSKIHESGATGVVIDLTSVEIIDSFIAKVLGDVVTMSDLMGAKVVLTGIQPAVAMTLIDLGIHLKDVPTALDLEQGLIKLRQELEE; this is translated from the coding sequence ATGAGGATTCCAATTTTAAAGCTTCATAATTATTTGCTCATTTCCATACAAATTGACTTAGATGATCAGACAGCCATTCAATTTCAAGAGGATCTATTGAGTAAGATCCATGAAAGTGGAGCAACAGGAGTTGTTATTGATTTAACATCGGTTGAAATTATTGACTCATTCATCGCAAAAGTACTCGGAGATGTGGTGACAATGTCAGATCTCATGGGTGCGAAGGTTGTGCTTACGGGTATTCAGCCTGCGGTTGCTATGACACTGATTGATCTAGGGATTCATTTGAAGGATGTCCCGACTGCTCTAGATTTAGAACAAGGGTTGATCAAACTTCGTCAGGAATTGGAGGAGTAG
- a CDS encoding SpoIIE family protein phosphatase yields the protein MTISDNQVAVSVYQKAKKGNYYCGDSYFHMETDDAFICALADGLGSGELAKDSSQAVMEVIEEFPNQEIEYIIKKCNEVLLGKRGVVLGILRIDLKQQTYSYSSIGNIGIITLAKDGKRNRNIPLSGYLAGYPKRLKVTRGQVESGMIFLLFSDGVTDRRLSVKNTNTHDIHFIIEQYKELYGQFRDDDTTLIAMEYK from the coding sequence ATGACCATAAGTGACAACCAGGTAGCTGTCTCTGTCTATCAAAAGGCAAAAAAGGGGAACTACTATTGTGGGGATAGCTATTTTCATATGGAAACTGATGATGCATTTATTTGTGCATTGGCAGATGGTTTGGGAAGTGGAGAATTAGCCAAAGATTCATCTCAGGCTGTTATGGAAGTAATTGAAGAGTTTCCTAATCAGGAGATCGAATATATTATTAAGAAATGTAATGAGGTTTTACTTGGGAAACGAGGTGTCGTGTTAGGCATCCTCCGAATTGACCTTAAACAACAAACCTATTCCTATTCCTCAATAGGTAATATAGGGATTATCACGCTCGCGAAAGATGGTAAACGAAACAGGAATATTCCGTTATCCGGATATTTAGCTGGCTATCCTAAGAGACTCAAGGTAACACGTGGTCAGGTTGAGTCTGGAATGATCTTTCTGTTGTTTTCTGACGGAGTGACTGATCGGCGTCTATCTGTTAAGAATACGAACACACATGATATTCATTTCATCATTGAACAATATAAGGAGCTCTATGGTCAATTTCGTGATGATGATACAACACTAATTGCAATGGAGTATAAATAA
- a CDS encoding PP2C family protein-serine/threonine phosphatase → MDTLKVELKNYKELMQEYIKTKDEQSLYQAEQFSKQSMQQNISPEEIINVHIEALQDLYPNMPEYIQSSLSFLLETMISYGMAYQEYQSLRERQLELKSEISVAANMQKTLLSTVKPERKDLDIGAISIPAKQMNGDYHHFVEDVDGTLGIAIADVIGKGVPAALCMSMIKYSMDSFPEMRMDPDVILGSLNRVVERNVDSSMFITMFYGLYDPDNHTFNYSSAGHEPGYYYSKEKDEFEEINPSGLVLGVSSETTYHKFTREIAIGDMIILLTDGVTECRQGDRFIEQEEILEVIREYAHLPAQQTVEHVYKHFERLQDFQLRDDFTLVILRRNV, encoded by the coding sequence ATGGATACTCTGAAGGTTGAATTGAAAAATTATAAAGAATTAATGCAAGAGTATATTAAAACGAAAGATGAACAGTCTCTTTATCAAGCCGAGCAATTCAGTAAACAGTCTATGCAGCAGAATATCTCACCTGAAGAGATCATTAATGTGCATATTGAAGCGTTACAAGATCTATACCCTAATATGCCTGAATATATTCAATCTTCTTTAAGTTTTTTATTAGAAACAATGATTTCTTATGGGATGGCTTACCAGGAATATCAATCGTTAAGGGAAAGACAGTTAGAGCTGAAATCAGAGATTTCAGTCGCGGCTAATATGCAAAAAACGTTATTGTCCACTGTAAAACCTGAACGCAAGGATTTAGATATCGGTGCCATTAGTATCCCTGCTAAACAAATGAACGGGGACTACCATCATTTTGTTGAGGATGTTGATGGGACGCTTGGGATAGCTATTGCTGATGTGATCGGGAAGGGTGTCCCTGCTGCATTATGCATGTCGATGATCAAGTATTCGATGGACAGTTTTCCAGAAATGCGAATGGATCCGGATGTCATTCTGGGAAGTCTAAATCGTGTGGTAGAAAGAAACGTTGATTCAAGTATGTTCATTACGATGTTTTATGGGTTGTATGATCCCGATAATCACACGTTCAATTATTCATCTGCAGGTCATGAGCCAGGCTATTACTACAGCAAGGAGAAAGATGAATTTGAAGAAATCAATCCTTCCGGCCTGGTGTTAGGCGTATCTTCTGAAACGACCTACCATAAGTTCACTAGAGAAATCGCTATTGGGGATATGATCATCCTGCTTACAGATGGAGTGACGGAATGCCGGCAAGGTGACCGTTTCATTGAACAAGAAGAAATACTAGAAGTGATTAGAGAATACGCTCACCTTCCTGCTCAACAAACAGTAGAACATGTTTACAAACATTTTGAGCGATTACAGGATTTCCAACTAAGGGACGATTTCACATTAGTTATTTTGCGAAGAAATGTTTAA
- a CDS encoding type II toxin-antitoxin system PemK/MazF family toxin, giving the protein MIVKRGDVYFADLSPVVGSEQGGVRPVLILQNDIGNRFSPTVIIAAITAQIQKAKLPTHVEIDAEKYGFERNSVILLEQIRTIDKQRLTDKITHLDGPMMQQVNESLQISLGLIDF; this is encoded by the coding sequence GTGATAGTCAAACGAGGAGACGTTTATTTCGCTGATTTGTCCCCGGTTGTAGGATCAGAACAAGGCGGGGTGCGCCCTGTTCTCATCTTGCAAAATGATATTGGGAATCGTTTCAGCCCTACAGTTATTATCGCGGCGATTACCGCGCAGATTCAAAAAGCTAAACTTCCTACACATGTTGAAATTGATGCTGAGAAATATGGTTTCGAACGCAATTCCGTTATTCTGCTGGAACAAATCAGAACGATTGATAAACAACGTTTGACCGATAAAATCACACATCTAGATGGGCCGATGATGCAACAGGTAAACGAATCCTTGCAAATCAGCCTTGGACTTATTGATTTTTAA
- a CDS encoding LolA family protein — MPKRFPILLFVLVAVMVVMSACGEKSKEDVVEKLSQQAEEMPGYKTDVTMTMRTGKEEQKYQIQIWHKEDNFYKVKLHNQEDEKGNQVILKNKSGVYVLTPALNKSFKFQSDWPDNTSQPYLYASLVKDIKKDTDAEFSVTENHYVFKTKTNYQNNQTLPMQEIYFDKKTFKPVMVKVFNQDAQALVEVQFDNFKKAEGLKKEDFDVDQNMAMASAEVPVSNMEEEGNSANEVLYPNVTHGAELVDKREVQTDEGTRVIMTYQGDKSFTLIQESAEVQPTSAGQAVTVNADPALAGGTVAAMSKQRMQWTESGTTFNLASEDLTREEMVSVASSINNHSTK, encoded by the coding sequence ATGCCGAAACGTTTTCCGATCCTTTTGTTCGTCTTAGTGGCAGTAATGGTCGTCATGAGTGCCTGTGGTGAGAAATCTAAAGAAGACGTCGTTGAGAAACTGTCGCAACAAGCTGAAGAAATGCCTGGTTATAAAACGGATGTAACGATGACCATGCGAACCGGCAAAGAAGAACAAAAGTACCAAATTCAAATTTGGCATAAAGAAGATAACTTCTATAAGGTGAAACTTCACAATCAAGAAGATGAAAAAGGAAACCAAGTCATCCTTAAAAACAAGAGCGGGGTTTATGTCTTAACACCTGCTTTGAATAAAAGTTTTAAGTTTCAGAGCGATTGGCCGGATAACACCAGTCAACCATATCTGTATGCTTCTTTAGTGAAAGACATTAAAAAGGATACAGACGCAGAGTTCAGCGTGACAGAGAACCACTATGTATTTAAAACAAAGACAAACTATCAAAATAATCAAACTCTTCCGATGCAGGAGATTTATTTTGATAAGAAAACATTTAAGCCTGTTATGGTAAAAGTATTTAATCAAGATGCACAGGCATTAGTAGAGGTGCAGTTTGATAATTTCAAAAAGGCAGAAGGTCTTAAGAAGGAAGACTTCGATGTAGACCAAAACATGGCAATGGCTTCTGCGGAAGTTCCTGTCTCAAATATGGAAGAAGAGGGAAACAGTGCTAATGAAGTACTTTATCCAAATGTCACTCACGGAGCTGAGCTGGTAGATAAACGAGAGGTACAGACAGATGAAGGTACGCGAGTGATTATGACTTACCAGGGAGATAAGAGCTTTACCCTCATCCAGGAGTCAGCAGAAGTACAGCCGACGAGTGCCGGTCAGGCCGTCACAGTTAATGCAGACCCTGCGCTTGCTGGAGGTACAGTCGCAGCAATGTCGAAGCAACGAATGCAATGGACTGAATCAGGTACAACCTTTAACCTGGCAAGTGAGGACCTGACTCGGGAGGAAATGGTTTCAGTTGCAAGTTCCATCAATAATCATTCAACCAAATAA
- a CDS encoding anti-sigma regulatory factor — protein MDFQSCVNIKKEWDIVGARQLGRDIAGKVGFGTVDQARIATAISELARNIYLYAGTGKVCFETIEEINQKGLIIIAMDDGPGIRELNQVMEDGFSTSGGLGAGLPGVKRLMDDFDIQSEHGKGTEIKVVKWLR, from the coding sequence ATGGACTTCCAATCCTGTGTCAATATTAAAAAGGAGTGGGACATTGTCGGGGCTCGACAGCTTGGACGGGATATAGCTGGGAAAGTAGGCTTCGGTACAGTAGACCAAGCACGAATTGCCACCGCAATCTCCGAACTAGCAAGAAATATCTATTTATACGCTGGGACAGGGAAGGTTTGCTTTGAAACCATCGAAGAGATAAATCAAAAAGGATTAATTATAATTGCAATGGATGACGGACCAGGAATAAGAGAATTGAATCAAGTGATGGAAGATGGTTTTTCCACATCAGGGGGTCTTGGAGCAGGTCTGCCTGGGGTCAAGAGACTGATGGATGACTTTGATATTCAATCTGAGCATGGTAAAGGAACAGAGATTAAGGTGGTCAAGTGGCTCCGTTAG
- the acpS gene encoding holo-ACP synthase yields the protein MIKGIGIDIVEIDRIKQIIKRNTRFVQRILTKNEQKRYDQLTKHRGVEFLAGRFAAKEAFSKAVGTGLGKLSFQDIEVDTNKDGAPVMNVKGYEHFIIWIAISHSKRQAVAQIVLEDRANDIIT from the coding sequence ATGATTAAGGGGATTGGCATTGATATTGTTGAAATTGATCGTATTAAACAAATTATAAAGCGAAATACTCGCTTTGTTCAAAGGATATTAACCAAGAATGAACAAAAGCGGTATGATCAGTTAACCAAACACCGAGGAGTTGAATTTTTGGCGGGACGTTTTGCGGCGAAGGAAGCATTCTCTAAGGCTGTGGGAACGGGTCTCGGAAAGCTCAGCTTTCAGGATATTGAAGTGGATACAAATAAAGATGGAGCTCCAGTCATGAATGTGAAGGGCTATGAACACTTCATCATATGGATAGCCATATCGCATAGTAAGAGACAAGCTGTAGCGCAAATTGTGCTGGAAGATAGAGCAAATGACATAATTACATAG
- a CDS encoding RsbT co-antagonist protein RsbRA: MDEKLKSIVLEHSNDIIQMWLEEVNNHKKDDYTATISDELFENTNREFVNVIFSSIERQGLSSDMDDFSERLINLGWPLSYLTDGMQVFRRVLTEYILSQSDQIDSNYFSKVLREVDDWVDPVINRLVNEFSGSWENIVSLQRVALQELSAPLIPVMDNITIMPLIGTIDTERAKFIMENLLDGVIKHNAEVVLIDITGVPVVDTMVAHHIIQAAEAVRLIGSRCILVGIRPEIAQTIVNLGIDLGKFPTKSSLRKGFQTALELTNRTIEEAQTNDKDIEKLIDSLDKE; encoded by the coding sequence ATGGATGAAAAGCTAAAAAGTATTGTTTTAGAACATAGTAACGACATTATACAAATGTGGTTAGAAGAAGTTAATAACCATAAAAAAGACGATTATACAGCAACGATATCGGACGAGCTGTTTGAAAATACGAACCGAGAGTTCGTTAATGTGATCTTTTCCAGTATTGAGAGACAAGGGTTATCCTCTGACATGGATGACTTCTCAGAACGGTTGATTAATTTAGGATGGCCGCTTAGTTATTTGACTGATGGAATGCAGGTCTTCCGCAGGGTGCTTACAGAGTACATTTTAAGCCAATCGGATCAAATCGACTCGAATTACTTTTCTAAAGTGTTACGAGAAGTTGATGATTGGGTTGATCCGGTAATCAATCGTTTGGTGAATGAATTCTCTGGGAGCTGGGAAAACATTGTTTCCTTGCAGCGTGTTGCTTTGCAAGAACTATCTGCACCATTGATTCCGGTGATGGATAATATTACGATAATGCCTCTGATTGGCACCATAGATACGGAACGAGCTAAGTTCATTATGGAAAACCTTTTAGATGGAGTCATTAAACACAATGCAGAAGTTGTGCTCATTGATATTACAGGGGTTCCTGTCGTGGATACGATGGTGGCACATCATATTATACAGGCTGCTGAAGCTGTACGTTTGATTGGTTCTCGTTGTATTTTAGTAGGCATCAGACCTGAAATTGCTCAAACTATCGTCAACCTTGGAATCGATTTAGGGAAATTCCCTACAAAAAGCTCGCTGCGTAAAGGATTCCAAACTGCGCTGGAGCTGACGAATCGTACCATTGAAGAAGCTCAAACGAATGATAAGGATATCGAGAAATTAATCGATTCTCTAGACAAGGAGTGA
- the sigB gene encoding RNA polymerase sigma factor SigB produces the protein MATKSRQHNDEVYNWITILQENPQDEEIQEKIVLAYRDLVESIARKYSKNSTIHEDLVQVGMLGLLAAIRRYDPEFGKSFESFAIPTIIGEIKRFIRDKTWSVHVPRRIKELGPKIKKAAEELTSVLQRSPSVIEIADYLEVSEEDVLETMEMGKSYKALSVDRKIEADSDGSTVTILDLIGNQEDGYNQIDQKMLLQKVLPTLNEREQEILQCTYFENMSQKDTGERLGISQMHVSRLQRRALRKLREALQAESVEAF, from the coding sequence ATGGCGACCAAATCTCGACAACACAATGATGAGGTTTATAATTGGATAACAATTCTACAAGAAAATCCGCAAGATGAAGAAATTCAGGAAAAGATCGTGCTAGCTTATCGAGACCTAGTGGAATCGATTGCTCGTAAATATTCTAAGAATAGTACCATCCATGAAGATTTAGTTCAAGTAGGGATGCTGGGGCTTCTTGCAGCCATTCGCAGGTATGATCCTGAGTTCGGCAAATCGTTTGAGTCGTTTGCGATTCCAACCATTATCGGTGAAATTAAGCGTTTCATTCGGGATAAAACCTGGAGTGTTCATGTTCCCCGCAGAATTAAGGAGCTTGGCCCGAAAATAAAGAAAGCCGCTGAAGAATTAACAAGTGTTTTACAGCGTTCTCCTTCCGTTATTGAAATTGCTGACTACCTCGAAGTCTCTGAAGAAGATGTTCTTGAGACAATGGAGATGGGGAAAAGCTATAAAGCTTTATCTGTAGACCGGAAGATTGAGGCAGATTCAGACGGCAGCACAGTCACCATTCTGGATTTGATTGGTAATCAGGAAGATGGATATAACCAGATTGACCAAAAGATGCTTCTCCAAAAGGTCTTACCGACCCTGAATGAGCGTGAGCAGGAAATATTGCAATGCACCTACTTTGAAAATATGAGTCAAAAGGATACAGGAGAAAGACTCGGTATTTCGCAAATGCATGTTTCCCGACTGCAGCGAAGAGCATTGAGAAAGCTGAGAGAGGCATTACAAGCCGAATCTGTTGAGGCGTTCTAA
- a CDS encoding NAD(P)H-hydrate dehydratase produces MDVVTAQEMYEWDHVAIESTGLEGKLLMENAGRAVCFDLEKKLSRHQNVVILIGGGNNGGDGFVIARTLLNHGYSVEAWQVVPDSKVEGDAHFHKKLFENSGYPLHHLEEITEIRESLGSADVIIDAMLGIGMKGQLRGLIRQVVLLANEQKAFRIAVDLPAGVPADEGIDIDEAYQADYTCIIAALKMSALVENTRVYYGEWSVVEIGLPVKKLPPPDRKVWQREDAKRTFPKRNANSHKGSHGKGLIVGGAANMPGSIAMSARAALRSGIGLLTIAAPRSAIDNIAPYVQEATFLLLQEESGMVNGQIDTDVSNYDGLALGMGMGRSLKSRKLVEDLVTAVESPLLIDADGLYHLKDILHLVKERTNPTVLTPHPGEFAHLVDQPISSIVNAPFYYSRKFSETYGVYTVLKGPATIITAPDGSQSVDLTGNAGLAKGGSGDVLSGILLAMMLQSKSIMDGLNIGCMMHGLTAETLTESKHSMVDLLATDLIEGLSQTFRTFSS; encoded by the coding sequence ATGGATGTTGTGACCGCGCAGGAGATGTACGAATGGGACCATGTGGCAATAGAGTCCACTGGATTAGAAGGTAAACTATTAATGGAGAATGCGGGCCGTGCTGTTTGTTTTGATTTAGAAAAAAAACTCTCAAGGCATCAAAATGTTGTCATTCTGATTGGTGGTGGAAATAACGGGGGGGACGGGTTCGTAATCGCCCGAACATTATTAAACCATGGATACTCCGTAGAAGCCTGGCAGGTGGTTCCTGATTCCAAGGTGGAAGGGGATGCACACTTCCATAAAAAGCTTTTTGAGAATTCAGGGTATCCTTTACATCATTTAGAGGAGATAACTGAAATAAGGGAATCTCTAGGAAGTGCTGATGTCATTATTGACGCAATGCTCGGAATTGGTATGAAAGGGCAGTTACGCGGTCTGATTCGACAAGTTGTATTGCTTGCCAATGAGCAGAAGGCATTCCGAATAGCGGTGGATCTTCCGGCCGGAGTTCCAGCTGACGAAGGCATTGATATTGACGAAGCTTATCAGGCGGATTATACGTGTATCATAGCAGCCCTGAAGATGAGTGCTCTAGTAGAGAATACTCGGGTGTATTATGGTGAATGGAGTGTTGTAGAAATCGGTTTGCCGGTGAAAAAGCTTCCTCCACCAGATCGAAAAGTATGGCAGCGCGAAGATGCTAAACGAACATTCCCGAAGCGAAATGCAAATTCCCATAAAGGCAGCCATGGAAAAGGGCTGATCGTTGGGGGAGCAGCTAATATGCCTGGTTCGATTGCGATGTCAGCGAGGGCCGCACTTAGAAGTGGAATTGGTCTTTTGACAATAGCCGCTCCTAGGAGCGCTATTGATAACATCGCACCCTACGTACAGGAGGCAACATTTCTCCTGTTGCAGGAAGAGTCGGGTATGGTTAACGGGCAAATTGACACAGATGTGTCTAACTATGATGGATTGGCCTTAGGTATGGGGATGGGGCGCAGTTTGAAATCTCGCAAACTAGTTGAAGATCTTGTAACTGCAGTCGAATCACCACTGTTGATCGATGCAGATGGTCTTTATCATTTGAAAGATATCCTTCACCTAGTGAAGGAGAGGACAAACCCTACCGTTCTCACCCCGCACCCGGGAGAGTTCGCACATTTAGTTGATCAACCGATTTCTTCAATTGTCAATGCACCTTTTTACTATAGCCGTAAGTTCTCAGAAACTTATGGGGTTTATACTGTTCTCAAAGGACCTGCCACCATTATTACTGCCCCGGACGGTAGTCAGTCTGTAGATTTAACGGGGAACGCTGGGTTGGCAAAAGGGGGAAGCGGTGATGTGTTGTCAGGAATTTTACTTGCTATGATGCTTCAGTCCAAATCAATTATGGATGGATTAAATATCGGGTGTATGATGCATGGGCTGACAGCTGAAACGTTAACAGAATCGAAACATTCCATGGTAGACTTACTTGCTACCGATTTAATAGAAGGTTTATCCCAGACCTTTCGTACATTCTCTTCTTGA
- a CDS encoding STAS domain-containing protein, translating into MNLTIDVTKQDRVTHVTLVGEVDAFTAPKLKESLLPETEEEGQTVEVNLQDVNYMDSTGLGVFISALKSTKEHNSELKLVQMQDRVYRLFKITGLTDIMDIDNTVRGGM; encoded by the coding sequence ATGAATTTGACCATAGATGTAACAAAGCAAGATCGCGTTACGCATGTAACTTTAGTTGGGGAAGTAGATGCATTTACGGCTCCTAAACTGAAAGAATCCTTACTGCCTGAGACGGAAGAAGAAGGCCAGACGGTAGAAGTGAATCTTCAAGATGTCAACTACATGGATTCGACAGGGTTAGGAGTATTTATCAGCGCTTTAAAATCAACGAAGGAACATAATTCGGAGTTGAAGCTTGTCCAGATGCAGGACCGTGTATATCGTTTATTCAAGATTACAGGTTTAACGGATATTATGGACATCGACAATACAGTTCGGGGTGGAATGTAA